A region of the Nerophis lumbriciformis linkage group LG13, RoL_Nlum_v2.1, whole genome shotgun sequence genome:
GAGCAACGCTTTGTCATGCTGCTTCGCTACATGGTGGAGAATCTTCATCTCTTTTCTCTCACTGAGCTCCTCGACGTGCTGCGCTCGTTTGTGTGGCTGGAAATGCCTCGTGGCCACACTGTCCTCCAGCCGTTTGAGGACGAGCTCATTCGCCGAGCAGATGAGATGAGGTTTGACCAGTTGCTGCTCGCTGCAGACTTGTGGCGCTGCATCGGGAGGAAAGTGCCCCAATTCTTAAAGCACCTTTATGACTTAGTCCATTTGTATCTAGGACAAGTGGAGGTTCCTGAGTTGGTCCAACTGCTTTACATCATGGGAGAAGGGAGGTACTGCCCAAAAGTCCTGGTCCAGCCCATAGAGCAGCTACTCATGCGCCAATTACACCATTTACAGCCGGAGGAGGTTGGCACGTTATGCTTGGGCCTCTTCAAATCCCAAACGTCTCTCTCTGAGGCCGCTGTGATTAGTCTTTTTGATAAAGCGCACTCTCACGTTGAGGACATGAGTGACTTTGCTATTGTCAATGTGCTCAAGTACATGCGTTTCAGCTACTTTCTTCACAGGCCCTTCATGGAGGCCATGACGCATGAGGTGCCACGCCGGGCTGGCCGGATGGGTGTCTCTGGGTTGATGCATGTGGCACTGACTTGTTCGGCAATGCGTTACCGTAACGATCGCATACTTGCTGCAGTCGCTGAGGAAATTCCATCATTGGTGCCACAATGCCGGAGTAAAGACTCGTGCAAGCTGTTGTGGGCTTTTGGCACCTTAGGGTTCCTCCCAGTACAAAGACCAAACTTGTACCCGAGTCTGACAGAGGACCTCAGGAAAAAGAAGGCTGAATTCCAACAATACCCAGAGCATCTGCTCACTGGTCTTCTCGGCTTGGCCTATGTCTCACAGTTTCCAGAGGATCTAATCGCGTTAGCCTTGAACCCTGACTTTGTCAACTTAGCACTAACGTCAACAAAGCTGGACCTCAAAAAAGACTTGTTCACCTTAGATGGAGTCGTGGCCCTGGAGCTGCCACACTGGACCGGTCCTCGACTGAGCCGTGAACTGAGGCAAGAGGTGACAGAAATGTTGTGGAATGTTATTCAACCTGAAATATGCCAGAAACCGGAGGTGAAGTGGGCCGAGACCACATTGCAGGAGTTGCTAGGAGGAGAGGAGTTTGTCTGTAAGCGAATGATTCTCCCCCACATGCGTTCAATTGACTTTGAAGTGCACCTCGATCCATCTGGTCAGCCCATACCTGTCAGCACAGAATGCCAAACAGCCACAATATCTCCCCAGAACTGCTCCTCCAAAAGTGCTTCAAACCATAGTTGGGAGAGAATAAATAGTGGAGTAAGCGTGACAGATGAACTTATAGCGCAGCTTGCAAATTCTAGAAACGCCCCAATTCCAACAATCCCCCCTTCTGAAGTTAGAACTCCTTCCATAGTGGAGCCTGAtgaaagtggaaaattgttcaaAACTGGGCTGAACCTGAGAGCCATCATCACAGATATGCTCACCAAACCAAACATCCAAAAATCCTCCCTTCAGGACTCTGTCGTTAAACTTGCCATCCAGGTGCCCAGCAGGAACCACTACTGCTACAAATCACAGCAGCTGTTGGGCCTTCACGCCATGAAGATGAGGCAGCTGAAGATGGCAGGATATAGAGTTGTAGAGCTTTGCCACCACGAGTGGGGTCCTTTGTTAAGGAAAAGTAGGACTGAGAAGATGGCCTACCTTCACTGTAAGGTCTTCAACAGCCTGGATAGTTGACCAgggatttaaaattaaaatactttGCTACCTTGTTTGGCAGAGTTTTGTTGATAAAAATGTGCTAAGCACCGCAAAAATATATTCTATTGACATTTTTGTTGCTTGTTGcatctaaataaaaaatataacatatgatGCTAAAAAAAAGTACCACCTTGTTCATCATCTTTTCAAATTAAGGTATCCACTGCCAGCCATCATTGCGAGTCAAATATATTAATATTCGGTTGGTCTGTTTGAAAATAACTAGCATGTTCTCTCCATGTTGCAGTTTGATTTGTCTGGTGTGAACTAATTAATCATTAATTCAGTCAATTTTATTATTAGTAGAAAAGGTGGTTTTGTTTATGATTTAAATGAAATGTCCATAATCAGCTCAAAATGGAAGCCAATGAAATCAGCACCATTAAATGCTGTGTCTTTCAAAGCAGTTGTTAACAACTTTTTATAATTTTTAGTTTTCAAAGTCAACA
Encoded here:
- the fastkd5 gene encoding FAST kinase domain-containing protein 5, mitochondrial, with translation MAARVLCSLRARLCYLPGLRKGYAHCAIDKLDNEMLDEKDRIAEDSQLLDAYFHEGYNLHYNPSSYHYPVGKSALSSCQSVNDDKEQCLVTVAPSVWQPSNRYRVTSSRHISNLAINKGSELKKTQPSHHTTPVSPDVKVDTRAFIKCRPEYSTITLDLTQRPPPINWEHVVQILQRVSGIKDSMKPSDVSRFIVDLSHIHTDNVSLVKSEQRFVMLLRYMVENLHLFSLTELLDVLRSFVWLEMPRGHTVLQPFEDELIRRADEMRFDQLLLAADLWRCIGRKVPQFLKHLYDLVHLYLGQVEVPELVQLLYIMGEGRYCPKVLVQPIEQLLMRQLHHLQPEEVGTLCLGLFKSQTSLSEAAVISLFDKAHSHVEDMSDFAIVNVLKYMRFSYFLHRPFMEAMTHEVPRRAGRMGVSGLMHVALTCSAMRYRNDRILAAVAEEIPSLVPQCRSKDSCKLLWAFGTLGFLPVQRPNLYPSLTEDLRKKKAEFQQYPEHLLTGLLGLAYVSQFPEDLIALALNPDFVNLALTSTKLDLKKDLFTLDGVVALELPHWTGPRLSRELRQEVTEMLWNVIQPEICQKPEVKWAETTLQELLGGEEFVCKRMILPHMRSIDFEVHLDPSGQPIPVSTECQTATISPQNCSSKSASNHSWERINSGVSVTDELIAQLANSRNAPIPTIPPSEVRTPSIVEPDESGKLFKTGLNLRAIITDMLTKPNIQKSSLQDSVVKLAIQVPSRNHYCYKSQQLLGLHAMKMRQLKMAGYRVVELCHHEWGPLLRKSRTEKMAYLHCKVFNSLDS